One part of the [Limnothrix rosea] IAM M-220 genome encodes these proteins:
- a CDS encoding SLC13 family permease: MTLTNIDTIQYLRHAPILCKCSVQDLSRLIPFIEEHHLKAQDVLFRAEDKADKLFIPVNGTFQLLSGKRRIDDVSQGFVGEEAALDIDQYSLTCVAATNATALSIDTSAINKIKPANPFLEKGLYQSLVTHYVYKKNFLGREPTIDKDAELLAEGAQAQVLIGWILAIALPIVVALITARPSFEISESIQQFLTIFSAALVLWTFDLVAAFIPAVIIIFSLLVLDVAPSNIVLSGFSSSSFFLALSIFALGAVLSDSGLTYRIVLIILKAVPQSQFSYSLTLFLIGLFLTPVLPSANGRTQLVTPLMIDMVDALQLKTTGKGSTRLGFAAFSGATFMSFLFLSSKPINFVLVGLLPSQVRERFSLPYWTLAALAAGAVAIAGYLIISSLLFRNEEPTTLSRENLQSQIDILGPMNNSEWMAFVSIAIWLSGNEYAEVVKAMSLKRWFHY; encoded by the coding sequence ATGACCCTGACAAATATTGATACCATTCAGTACCTACGCCACGCGCCGATTCTTTGTAAATGTTCGGTACAAGATTTATCAAGGCTTATTCCCTTTATCGAAGAACATCATCTCAAAGCTCAAGATGTCCTATTTCGTGCAGAGGATAAAGCTGACAAATTATTTATCCCGGTCAATGGTACATTCCAACTTTTGTCTGGTAAGCGTCGTATTGATGATGTCTCCCAAGGATTTGTCGGGGAAGAAGCGGCATTAGATATTGATCAGTATTCTTTGACTTGTGTGGCGGCCACTAATGCTACGGCTTTATCCATTGATACAAGCGCTATTAATAAAATAAAACCGGCTAATCCTTTCCTCGAAAAAGGTCTTTATCAGTCGCTTGTGACCCATTATGTTTATAAGAAAAATTTCTTGGGTCGTGAACCAACAATAGATAAAGATGCTGAACTGCTTGCGGAAGGAGCCCAAGCTCAAGTATTGATCGGCTGGATCCTGGCGATCGCCCTACCGATTGTAGTGGCGTTGATTACGGCGCGGCCAAGCTTTGAGATTTCAGAAAGCATCCAACAGTTTTTAACGATTTTTTCGGCGGCTCTGGTGCTGTGGACTTTTGATCTGGTGGCGGCATTTATTCCCGCGGTGATTATTATTTTTTCGCTGCTAGTCTTAGATGTTGCGCCGTCAAATATTGTGCTTTCGGGATTTTCGTCGAGTAGCTTTTTCTTGGCGTTAAGTATTTTCGCGCTGGGGGCGGTGCTGTCTGATTCGGGATTAACCTATCGCATTGTATTGATTATCCTTAAGGCGGTTCCGCAATCGCAGTTTTCCTATAGTTTGACGCTTTTTTTAATTGGGCTATTTTTAACGCCAGTGCTCCCCTCGGCTAATGGTCGCACCCAGTTGGTCACGCCCCTGATGATCGATATGGTTGACGCACTCCAACTCAAAACAACGGGAAAAGGGTCGACGCGGCTAGGATTTGCCGCCTTTAGTGGCGCGACTTTTATGTCATTTCTCTTTCTCAGTAGTAAGCCGATTAATTTCGTTTTGGTCGGTCTTTTACCCTCTCAGGTGCGCGAGAGGTTTAGTTTGCCCTATTGGACTTTGGCGGCTTTGGCGGCGGGGGCGGTGGCGATCGCCGGGTATTTAATTATTTCGTCACTACTATTTCGGAACGAAGAACCCACAACCCTTTCACGGGAAAATCTGCAATCTCAGATCGACATTTTAGGGCCAATGAATAACTCTGAATGGATGGCCTTTGTGAGTATCGCCATCTGGCTCTCCGGGAATGAGTATGCTGAAGTAGTAAAAGCAATGTCGTTGAAACGATGGTTCCATTACTAA
- a CDS encoding TIR domain-containing protein, whose product MKPSSPFFDAFISYGRADSKGFALKLYSRLKEAGFRIWFDQEDIPLAVDFQEQINHGIENTHNFLFIIAPHSVNSPYCLKEIELAIALNKRIIPLLHVEQIDRDLWQERNPSGTDEDWANYQAEGRHTSFQNIHPVIGKINWVYFREELDDFEVSLEGLISSINKHQDYVQRHTEYLDLALEWSRNQRRSQYLLTEEKRRQAASWLKYRFLEEQPPCIPTELHGEFICESIRQAQSYQTQTCLAYVQGMGDRHDELVQSIRRSLLLSGITIADNRVNNQTQKDFNARRRQKVDLSDNFIYFVTTESLKNEYCQQQLDYATAHHKRIIFIVLEPLEGDLYPHHREDIQAIDFIAADDPEKRQASIDSLLKFLDQDYYYHERHKYLLAKALNWQEQRQLTSLLLRGCLLQDYEDLQKISAQRKHQQFTQLQGEFLAASIEQATQETPIDVFLSYAPEDIDFATKLNETLEKQGKVTFFAEFHADRESEMSKDINRGLWDAANFIFIISPDSVVSSDCLGQFQRAQGSGKRLLGALCRTTPQDFIQRICADDQLIDFSRNGSDFYAGLSQLVRLLDTDKGHVESHTKWFRRAMEWERKKKTRDLLLRGSELAIAQYWLKESDKTQKRPEPTKLQREFIQSSVVESQKNIRRQKALFAAVSVGFVISTILGIVASRKSYEAAVSELGAIINTSAALFSSHNELDSFVEAMHAWRKSQNINLNRGDRFLHENVADVLSQSVYQLQESNRLSKHEAAVFAVDYNRDGDRLVSGSADKRIMLWSAQGELLQILGEVGPINKGHNGNVYAVQFSPNDQLIASASADRSIKLWELDQNGEYQFRRTIYGCVLETDFCNGHGGEVNTIAFSPNGEYLASASEDRSIKLWETDGEYITTVGEAAPDSQHQRAVNEIAFSPNGRSLISVSDDRSIKIWKRDFGQNNFTLRQTITGCRQTDVCDGHQDEVKGVAITPDGKMFVTVSDDKTVKIWNLEDGTLAHTLIGHTDEVEAVAIDTHLKGTHLIASVSRDKTVRLWNTEGTSIRTLPGHTSRIYDIAFKPNKAALASASRDRSIKLWRLNNEIVTPFYGHTSRVYAVTFSPDDQMIASAGRDRTVRLWNRQGRLLHTLTGHTAEIEKVVFSPDGRLLASASWDGTVKLWTIQGELLYTFEGHTKEVYGVEFSPDGTMIASLSADQTMKLWDLRGNEIQTIELNEGRVYDIYFSADGELIALAIGSTIQTLEKRGSGRRTYRIGKKIGGCQILDENCYGHGDDIEAIAITNDKEMIVSASRDSTVKFWDRAGHHLYTLRGHESEIEGLNLSADNKKLVSASRDSTLVIWENLPTIKEIRRIASRADRPIEYWGSNIKSQKNTEQVNQLNLESTVLKGHRAEVYAAEFNADGTMLISASADQSIILWDLEIALNLSALIDYGCHWTKDYLQHSDDEAARAYGNQDLCRDRAKPNISNPDISHHAPKAGTSTL is encoded by the coding sequence ATGAAACCTTCAAGTCCTTTCTTTGATGCGTTCATTTCCTACGGACGAGCCGATAGTAAAGGTTTTGCTTTAAAGCTCTATAGTCGTTTAAAGGAAGCTGGTTTCCGTATTTGGTTTGACCAAGAGGATATTCCCTTAGCTGTTGATTTTCAGGAGCAAATCAATCACGGCATCGAAAATACTCACAATTTTTTATTTATTATTGCGCCTCACTCGGTTAATTCTCCCTATTGTCTTAAGGAAATCGAGTTGGCGATCGCCCTGAATAAGCGTATTATTCCGTTGCTTCATGTGGAGCAAATTGACCGGGATTTATGGCAAGAGCGTAATCCGAGTGGTACGGATGAAGACTGGGCAAACTACCAAGCTGAAGGTCGCCACACCAGTTTTCAAAATATTCACCCGGTGATCGGCAAAATTAACTGGGTTTATTTCCGTGAGGAGCTGGATGATTTTGAGGTGTCTTTAGAGGGACTCATTAGCTCTATCAATAAGCATCAGGACTATGTCCAACGCCATACGGAATATTTAGATTTAGCGCTGGAATGGTCTCGAAATCAGCGTCGTAGCCAATATTTACTGACGGAAGAAAAGAGGCGGCAAGCGGCAAGCTGGCTCAAATATCGTTTTCTAGAGGAGCAGCCTCCCTGTATTCCGACGGAACTACATGGGGAATTTATTTGTGAAAGTATTCGTCAGGCTCAGTCCTATCAGACCCAAACTTGTCTTGCTTATGTCCAGGGGATGGGCGATCGCCATGATGAGCTGGTGCAGTCGATTCGGCGATCGCTACTCCTCTCTGGCATTACCATTGCGGACAACCGCGTGAATAATCAAACCCAAAAGGACTTTAATGCCCGCCGCCGCCAAAAAGTTGACTTGAGCGATAATTTTATCTATTTTGTCACCACGGAATCCTTAAAAAATGAATACTGTCAGCAACAATTAGACTATGCGACGGCGCACCATAAGCGGATTATTTTTATTGTTTTAGAGCCGCTAGAAGGCGACCTTTATCCCCACCATCGCGAAGATATTCAGGCGATCGACTTTATTGCCGCCGATGACCCAGAAAAACGTCAGGCAAGCATCGATAGCTTACTAAAATTTTTAGACCAAGATTACTACTACCATGAGCGCCATAAATATCTCCTCGCCAAAGCCCTAAATTGGCAAGAACAACGGCAACTTACCAGTTTGCTGCTGCGGGGTTGTCTGTTGCAGGACTACGAAGATTTACAAAAAATTTCGGCACAACGTAAACATCAGCAATTCACACAGCTGCAAGGGGAGTTTCTCGCTGCGAGTATAGAGCAGGCAACCCAAGAAACGCCGATTGATGTATTTCTCTCCTATGCACCGGAGGATATTGATTTTGCGACTAAGCTCAATGAAACCTTAGAGAAACAGGGCAAGGTGACTTTTTTTGCTGAGTTCCACGCGGATCGCGAATCGGAGATGAGCAAGGATATTAACCGGGGATTATGGGATGCGGCTAATTTCATTTTCATTATTTCGCCAGATTCGGTGGTGTCTAGTGATTGTCTCGGTCAATTTCAAAGGGCGCAGGGGTCAGGAAAACGACTATTAGGTGCGCTTTGTCGGACAACGCCCCAGGATTTTATCCAAAGAATTTGTGCTGATGATCAGCTGATTGATTTTAGTCGTAATGGTTCTGATTTTTATGCGGGCTTAAGTCAACTGGTACGTTTGCTGGATACTGATAAAGGCCATGTCGAAAGTCATACGAAATGGTTTCGCCGTGCGATGGAGTGGGAAAGGAAAAAGAAAACCCGCGATCTTCTCTTGCGGGGGAGTGAGTTGGCGATCGCCCAATATTGGCTCAAGGAATCAGATAAAACCCAGAAACGTCCAGAGCCGACCAAACTCCAGCGGGAGTTTATTCAAAGTAGTGTTGTCGAAAGTCAAAAAAATATTCGTCGCCAAAAAGCTTTATTTGCCGCAGTGAGTGTGGGTTTTGTCATCTCAACGATTTTAGGCATAGTGGCATCGCGCAAATCCTATGAGGCCGCAGTTAGTGAATTAGGGGCCATCATCAACACTTCTGCTGCTTTGTTTTCTTCGCATAATGAACTGGACTCTTTTGTTGAGGCGATGCATGCTTGGCGCAAGTCGCAAAATATTAATCTCAACCGGGGCGATCGCTTCCTCCATGAAAATGTCGCAGATGTCCTAAGTCAATCGGTCTACCAGCTACAAGAATCAAATCGACTGAGTAAACATGAAGCTGCGGTATTTGCTGTCGACTACAATCGGGACGGCGATCGCCTCGTTTCCGGCAGTGCCGATAAGCGCATCATGCTCTGGTCAGCCCAGGGAGAACTTTTACAAATCCTTGGGGAAGTAGGGCCCATTAACAAAGGCCACAACGGCAACGTTTATGCCGTCCAATTTAGTCCCAACGACCAACTAATCGCCTCAGCCAGCGCCGATCGTTCCATTAAACTGTGGGAATTAGACCAAAACGGTGAATATCAATTCCGCAGAACAATTTATGGCTGTGTTTTAGAAACCGACTTTTGCAATGGTCACGGCGGAGAAGTTAATACCATTGCCTTTAGTCCCAACGGCGAGTATTTAGCCTCAGCTAGTGAAGACCGTTCCATTAAATTGTGGGAAACCGACGGTGAATACATCACAACCGTGGGCGAGGCCGCACCAGACAGCCAACATCAACGGGCAGTCAATGAAATTGCCTTCAGTCCCAACGGTCGGTCACTCATTTCCGTTAGTGATGATCGCAGCATTAAAATTTGGAAGCGAGACTTCGGACAAAACAACTTTACCCTCCGGCAAACTATCACCGGTTGTCGTCAAACGGACGTTTGCGATGGCCATCAAGATGAAGTTAAAGGCGTGGCCATTACACCCGACGGCAAAATGTTTGTCACCGTCAGCGACGATAAAACCGTTAAAATTTGGAACCTTGAAGATGGCACTCTTGCCCACACATTAATCGGACATACGGACGAAGTCGAAGCTGTAGCCATTGACACCCACCTTAAGGGCACTCACCTGATCGCCTCCGTGAGTCGCGATAAAACCGTTCGTCTTTGGAATACAGAAGGTACATCCATCCGTACTTTACCCGGTCACACCAGTCGCATTTATGACATTGCGTTTAAACCCAACAAAGCAGCCCTCGCCTCAGCTAGCCGCGATCGGAGTATTAAACTATGGCGTTTAAACAATGAAATTGTGACACCTTTTTATGGTCATACGAGTCGCGTTTATGCCGTGACATTTAGTCCCGATGACCAAATGATTGCTTCGGCAGGGCGTGACCGCACAGTACGACTTTGGAACCGCCAAGGGAGACTATTACATACCTTAACGGGGCACACCGCTGAAATTGAAAAGGTGGTTTTTAGTCCCGATGGCAGACTATTAGCCTCAGCCAGTTGGGATGGGACGGTTAAACTTTGGACCATCCAAGGTGAATTGCTCTATACCTTTGAAGGCCATACCAAGGAAGTTTATGGTGTCGAATTTAGCCCCGATGGCACAATGATTGCCTCACTCAGTGCTGACCAAACGATGAAGCTCTGGGATCTAAGGGGAAATGAGATTCAAACGATCGAGCTGAATGAAGGGCGAGTTTACGATATTTATTTCAGTGCTGATGGTGAACTGATTGCCTTAGCCATTGGCAGTACCATTCAAACTTTAGAAAAACGCGGGAGTGGTCGCCGCACCTATCGTATCGGCAAAAAAATCGGTGGTTGCCAAATTCTCGACGAAAATTGCTACGGCCATGGTGATGATATCGAGGCGATCGCCATCACCAACGACAAAGAGATGATCGTTTCAGCGAGCCGAGACAGCACCGTTAAATTTTGGGATCGAGCAGGGCATCATCTCTATACCTTACGGGGCCATGAAAGCGAAATTGAAGGATTGAACCTGAGTGCAGACAATAAAAAATTAGTTTCCGCCAGCCGCGACAGTACCCTAGTCATTTGGGAAAATTTACCTACTATCAAAGAAATTCGACGTATAGCTTCCCGCGCCGATAGGCCTATCGAGTATTGGGGATCTAATATTAAAAGTCAAAAAAATACAGAACAGGTTAATCAGCTCAATCTTGAAAGTACAGTCCTCAAGGGACATCGGGCCGAAGTTTATGCTGCTGAGTTTAACGCCGACGGTACGATGCTGATTTCTGCTAGCGCAGATCAATCAATTATTTTGTGGGATCTAGAGATCGCCTTAAATCTTAGTGCTCTCATTGATTATGGCTGCCATTGGACTAAGGATTATTTGCAGCATAGTGACGATGAGGCGGCAAGGGCCTATGGCAATCAAGATCTTTGTCGCGATCGAGCCAAACCGAATATCTCCAATCCCGATATCTCACACCATGCGCCCAAGGCTGGAACATCTACATTATGA
- the carB gene encoding carbamoyl-phosphate synthase large subunit: MPRREDIKKILILGSGPIVIGQACEFDYSGTQSCKALREEGYEVVLVNSNPATIMTDPETADRTYVEPITPEIVEKVIAKERPDALLPTMGGQTALNTAVSLAKNGALDKYNVELIGAKLEAIEMAEDRDLFKQAMARIDVPVCPSGIASNMDECKQVAAEIGSYPLIIRPAFTMGGSGGGIAYNQEEYEKICKSGLEASPVSQILVEKSLLGWKEYELEVMRDLADNVVIICSIENIDPMGIHTGDSITVAPAQTLTDKEYQRLRDYSLKIIREIGVETGGSNIQFSVNPLNGDVIVIEMNPRVSRSSALASKATGFPIAKFAAKLAVGYTLDEIPNDITKQTPASFEPTIDYVVTKIPRFAFEKFPGSEPTLTTQMKSVGEAMAIGRTFQESFQKALRSLETGRYGFGCDRQETLPNLSQISTNLRTPNPERIFTVYQAMKLGMTVEEIHDLTAIDIWFLDKMAELLVTERFMKQTALTDISAEDMRVIKQQGFSDRQIAFATKTKEDAVRAYRKSIGVTPVYKLVDTCAAEFEAFTPYYYSTYDGTESEVTPSDKPKAMILGGGPNRIGQGIEFDYCCCHAAFSLSDAGYETIMVNSNPETVSTDYDTSDRLYFEPLTKEDVLNIIEAENPEGVIVQFGGQTPLKLAVPLDTYLNADDCPVTTKIWGTQPDAIDTAEDRERFEKILHELDILQPANGIARDYAEAQAIANRIEYPVVVRPSYVLGGRAMEIVYSDTELDHYMKYAVQVEPDHPILVDKFLENAIEVDVDALCDKTGKVVIGGIMEHIEEAGIHSGDSACSIPHTSLPDEVMNTIREWTTKLAQRLKVVGLMNIQYAVKDTQVYILEANPRASRTVPYVSKATGRPLARIASLIMSGKTLDELSIDGEVTLNHVAVKEAVLPFNKFEGTDTLLGPEMRSTGEVMGIDVDFGKAFAKAEIGAGVELATEGTVFVSMNDRNKEAAVSVVKELMSLGFRIVATSGTRKALMDNGIEDVELVLKLHEGRPNVVDWMKNGWIQFIINTPSGEESQTDGRAIRRTALDYKLPIITTLAGARATVAAIRALQAEPLDVKPLQEYLNI; the protein is encoded by the coding sequence ATGCCCCGCCGCGAAGATATCAAGAAAATCTTAATCCTTGGTTCTGGTCCAATTGTCATTGGACAAGCCTGCGAATTTGATTATTCTGGAACCCAGTCCTGTAAGGCTTTGCGGGAGGAAGGGTATGAAGTCGTATTGGTGAACTCCAATCCCGCGACAATTATGACAGATCCCGAAACAGCAGATCGCACCTACGTCGAACCCATTACCCCAGAGATTGTCGAGAAAGTTATTGCCAAAGAGCGCCCCGATGCCCTACTCCCTACAATGGGCGGCCAAACGGCGTTAAATACAGCTGTGTCCCTCGCCAAAAATGGTGCTTTAGATAAATATAACGTCGAGCTGATTGGTGCCAAATTAGAAGCCATTGAAATGGCCGAAGACCGCGATCTCTTTAAACAAGCAATGGCGAGAATTGACGTACCCGTTTGCCCTTCTGGCATTGCCAGCAATATGGACGAATGTAAGCAAGTGGCAGCAGAGATTGGCAGCTATCCATTAATTATTCGCCCAGCATTCACCATGGGCGGTAGCGGCGGCGGTATTGCCTACAACCAAGAAGAATACGAAAAAATCTGTAAGTCTGGTCTCGAAGCATCGCCCGTTTCACAGATTCTCGTTGAAAAATCCCTCCTCGGCTGGAAAGAATATGAGCTGGAGGTAATGCGGGACCTCGCCGACAATGTGGTGATTATTTGCTCCATCGAAAATATTGATCCGATGGGGATTCACACGGGTGATTCGATTACCGTTGCCCCAGCCCAAACTTTGACAGACAAGGAATATCAACGTCTGCGGGACTACTCCCTTAAAATTATTCGTGAAATTGGTGTTGAAACGGGCGGCTCCAATATTCAGTTCTCCGTTAATCCCCTTAACGGTGATGTGATTGTTATTGAGATGAATCCCCGTGTATCACGCTCTTCTGCGTTGGCATCTAAGGCAACAGGTTTCCCGATCGCCAAATTTGCGGCAAAGTTAGCGGTAGGCTATACCCTCGACGAAATTCCTAACGATATCACCAAGCAAACTCCGGCATCTTTTGAGCCGACCATTGATTACGTTGTCACGAAGATTCCCCGCTTTGCCTTTGAGAAATTCCCCGGTTCTGAGCCGACTCTCACCACACAAATGAAGTCTGTGGGTGAAGCGATGGCGATCGGCCGTACCTTCCAAGAGTCTTTCCAAAAAGCATTGCGTTCCCTAGAAACAGGTCGTTATGGTTTTGGCTGCGATCGCCAAGAAACCCTGCCTAACCTCAGCCAAATTTCTACGAATCTACGAACACCCAACCCAGAGCGCATCTTTACGGTGTATCAAGCGATGAAGCTGGGAATGACCGTCGAAGAGATTCATGATTTAACGGCGATCGATATTTGGTTCCTCGACAAAATGGCGGAATTGCTCGTTACTGAGCGCTTTATGAAGCAAACCGCACTGACCGATATTTCCGCAGAAGATATGCGCGTCATTAAGCAACAGGGCTTCAGCGATCGCCAAATTGCCTTTGCCACAAAGACCAAAGAAGATGCTGTGCGCGCCTACCGTAAATCTATTGGCGTGACCCCCGTATATAAACTAGTCGACACCTGTGCTGCGGAGTTTGAAGCCTTTACCCCCTACTACTACTCCACCTACGACGGCACCGAGTCTGAGGTAACCCCCTCCGATAAGCCTAAAGCGATGATTCTTGGCGGTGGCCCCAATCGCATTGGCCAAGGTATCGAGTTTGATTATTGCTGCTGTCATGCGGCCTTCTCCCTTAGTGACGCAGGCTACGAAACAATCATGGTAAATTCCAACCCTGAAACAGTGTCTACTGACTACGACACCAGCGATCGCCTTTACTTTGAGCCATTAACAAAAGAAGATGTGCTGAATATTATTGAGGCAGAAAATCCCGAAGGAGTCATCGTCCAGTTCGGCGGCCAAACCCCCCTAAAACTAGCCGTTCCCCTCGACACATACCTCAATGCCGACGATTGCCCTGTCACCACAAAAATTTGGGGGACACAGCCCGATGCAATTGATACCGCTGAAGACCGCGAACGCTTCGAGAAAATTCTCCACGAACTTGACATTCTCCAGCCTGCCAATGGCATTGCCCGCGACTATGCCGAAGCCCAGGCGATCGCCAACCGCATTGAATATCCCGTTGTTGTCCGCCCATCCTACGTTCTCGGTGGCCGCGCCATGGAAATCGTCTACTCCGACACAGAGCTAGACCACTACATGAAATACGCCGTACAAGTAGAACCAGATCACCCAATCCTCGTAGATAAATTCCTCGAAAACGCCATTGAAGTAGACGTTGATGCCCTCTGCGACAAAACCGGAAAAGTCGTTATCGGCGGCATTATGGAGCACATCGAAGAAGCCGGCATTCACTCCGGTGACTCCGCCTGTTCCATCCCCCACACTTCCCTCCCCGACGAAGTAATGAACACTATCCGCGAATGGACAACCAAATTAGCACAACGCCTAAAAGTTGTCGGTTTAATGAATATTCAATACGCCGTCAAAGACACCCAAGTTTACATCCTCGAAGCAAATCCCCGCGCCTCCCGCACAGTCCCCTATGTCTCCAAAGCAACAGGACGTCCCCTCGCTAGAATTGCCTCCCTCATCATGTCCGGTAAAACCCTTGACGAACTCAGCATTGACGGCGAAGTTACCCTAAACCATGTTGCCGTGAAAGAAGCCGTTCTACCCTTCAACAAATTTGAAGGTACAGACACCTTACTTGGCCCCGAAATGCGTTCCACAGGCGAGGTGATGGGTATAGATGTTGACTTCGGAAAAGCCTTTGCCAAAGCAGAAATTGGTGCCGGCGTAGAACTAGCAACAGAAGGCACAGTCTTCGTTTCGATGAATGACCGCAATAAAGAAGCCGCCGTCTCTGTCGTCAAAGAGCTCATGTCCCTTGGTTTCCGCATCGTTGCCACCTCGGGGACCCGTAAAGCATTAATGGACAACGGCATCGAAGATGTTGAACTAGTCCTAAAGCTCCATGAAGGCCGTCCCAATGTCGTGGACTGGATGAAAAATGGCTGGATTCAGTTCATTATCAACACCCCTTCCGGCGAAGAATCCCAAACCGATGGTCGCGCCATCCGTCGTACAGCACTGGACTATAAATTGCCGATTATCACCACCTTGGCTGGTGCGCGGGCAACAGTTGCAGCCATCCGTGCCCTACAGGCTGAGCCTCTAGATGTGAAGCCCTTGCAGGAATATCTCAATATCTAA
- a CDS encoding fasciclin domain-containing protein — MPSIVDIAVNTEGFSTLVAAVQAADLVDVLAGEGEFTVFAPNDDAFAQLPPGTVQTLVQNPPQLARILTYHVVPGKLTRDDLIKLKEVVSVEGSPITISGGDGTFEVKNATVLAADIEADNGIIHVLDRVILMG, encoded by the coding sequence ATGCCAAGCATTGTTGATATCGCGGTGAATACCGAAGGTTTTTCCACCCTAGTGGCTGCTGTCCAAGCTGCTGATTTAGTGGATGTACTGGCTGGCGAAGGTGAGTTTACGGTTTTCGCTCCCAATGATGATGCCTTTGCCCAATTACCTCCCGGAACAGTTCAAACCTTAGTGCAAAATCCACCGCAGCTGGCGCGCATTCTTACTTATCATGTTGTCCCGGGCAAGCTCACCCGCGATGATCTGATTAAGTTAAAAGAGGTGGTTTCGGTAGAAGGCTCACCCATTACTATTTCTGGGGGTGACGGCACTTTTGAGGTTAAAAATGCAACGGTTTTAGCCGCAGACATTGAAGCGGATAATGGCATTATTCACGTTTTAGATCGTGTGATTCTTATGGGCTAA
- a CDS encoding CO2 hydration protein, giving the protein MITSKIAPSKHPHADIIHRLEAGGSMLPDTPENLMQIIGIYKAYAVPMDFYWRDLLYIAEQVFLEPLPFFKYFISQEYLDLQNHYAGDNADLRIWRGTGSAHPELLEFMKNGETFKASKLFHHLAHDRVNMEFAEACMRAMLWHGRDMGLGKFDAYLDSDEYAANADRAIKAYFKKNPLMLGLYKLFPEMFLEQVRELSYYSNLGLFWEVMAPVFFEMSDIYDEGGFKGVPDAMNFLVNGIFAIAGRPIYHHVYIDGECFEIIPKSKAFTWLYEAALPYVEAVFYRTSPFRGTKSYNAQAGEIPRDQKDFHYGILYADVFPVGTAGIPPTLLMDDMYHFLPQYLKDYYKKNCRGEDDELIQLGITFQRSMYNVTSAVIQALRTALLYPLDDPNPEHLKKNREFFEAQMDRFLRPEARLRSIQSPNYR; this is encoded by the coding sequence ATGATTACTAGTAAAATTGCCCCGTCCAAACACCCCCATGCAGACATTATCCATCGCCTAGAAGCAGGCGGCTCCATGTTGCCCGACACCCCCGAAAATCTCATGCAGATTATTGGGATTTACAAAGCCTATGCCGTACCGATGGATTTCTATTGGCGAGATTTACTTTACATCGCTGAGCAGGTTTTCCTAGAGCCATTACCCTTCTTTAAATACTTTATTTCCCAAGAATACCTAGATCTCCAAAACCACTACGCTGGAGACAATGCCGACCTCCGAATTTGGCGCGGCACTGGCTCAGCCCACCCCGAACTGTTAGAGTTCATGAAAAATGGCGAAACCTTTAAAGCCTCAAAACTCTTTCACCACCTTGCCCACGACCGGGTAAATATGGAATTCGCAGAAGCCTGTATGCGTGCAATGCTTTGGCATGGGCGAGATATGGGTCTCGGCAAATTTGATGCATATCTCGATTCTGACGAATATGCGGCCAATGCAGATCGAGCCATCAAAGCCTACTTCAAAAAGAACCCTTTAATGTTGGGACTGTATAAACTTTTTCCCGAAATGTTCCTCGAACAGGTACGGGAACTGTCCTACTATTCAAACCTCGGTTTATTCTGGGAAGTCATGGCTCCAGTCTTCTTCGAGATGTCGGATATTTATGACGAAGGAGGCTTTAAGGGTGTCCCTGACGCGATGAACTTTTTGGTCAATGGTATCTTTGCGATCGCCGGTCGTCCCATTTACCATCACGTGTATATTGATGGCGAATGCTTCGAAATCATTCCTAAATCCAAAGCCTTTACATGGCTCTATGAAGCAGCCCTGCCCTACGTAGAAGCTGTTTTTTACCGGACATCCCCCTTCCGAGGCACAAAATCCTATAACGCCCAAGCCGGAGAAATCCCCCGCGATCAGAAAGATTTTCACTACGGCATTTTATACGCTGACGTCTTTCCCGTGGGTACCGCAGGCATTCCCCCAACATTACTCATGGATGATATGTATCACTTCCTGCCGCAATATCTTAAGGACTACTACAAGAAAAATTGCCGAGGCGAAGACGATGAACTGATCCAACTCGGTATTACCTTCCAGCGCTCCATGTATAACGTTACCTCCGCTGTTATTCAAGCCCTACGAACAGCATTACTTTATCCGTTAGACGACCCTAATCCCGAACATTTGAAGAAAAACCGCGAGTTTTTTGAAGCGCAAATGGATCGTTTTCTCCGTCCGGAAGCCCGTCTACGAAGTATTCAGTCCCCTAATTATCGTTAA